From one Musa acuminata AAA Group cultivar baxijiao chromosome BXJ2-6, Cavendish_Baxijiao_AAA, whole genome shotgun sequence genomic stretch:
- the LOC103989035 gene encoding vacuole membrane protein KMS1 isoform X1 codes for MADMDRSAEDLCPVIKELKEKHQRDLQKLTLTTQPFKILQLFFFAILQYLKQTLLYVLKKGGWLMGLTILLAAFGLFLVNGDGTNEKHVQEFICYTRFGLWWVALGVASSIGLGSGLHTFVLYLGPHIAFFTIKAMKCGRVDLKSAPYDTIQLKRRPSWLEKNCSEFGPPLYQSLPGSLVKVPISSILPQVQLEAILWGLGTALGELPPYFISRAGNAARLSGSNLEMEEISPASSTDGFVSSSLKQIKIWLLTHSQHLNFLTILVLASVPNPLFDLAGIMCGQFGISFWKFFVATLIGKALIKTHIQTVFIVSLCNNQLLEWLENELIWVLGLIPGFSSVLPSLIDKLHMVQNKYLSTPVPEPTLSDGMAKQWNLSFTTIWNTFIWLMLMNFFVKIVTATAKRYLEEQQELELTNKKLALKST; via the exons ATGGCAGACATGGATCGATCGGCCGAGGATTTATGCCCAGTGATCAAAG AACTTAAGGAGAAACATCAAAGAGATCTACAGAAATTGACATTGACAACTCAACCTTTCAAGATATTGCAGCTCTTCTTTTTTGCCATATTGCAATACCTTAAGCAGACACTTCTATATGTTTTAAAGAAAGGTGGTTGGCTTATGGGTTTGACTATCTTGTTAGCAGCTTTTGGTCTCTTTCTTGTGAATGGTGATGGCACCAACGAGAAG CATGTTCAGGAGTTCATTTGCTATACAAGATTTGGTTTGTGGTGGGTGGCACTTGGTGTGGCATCATCAATTGGGCTGG GGTCTGGATTGCACACATTTGTGTTGTATCTGGGTCCCCATATTGCATTTTTTACAATCAAGGCCATGAAGTGTGGTCGAGTTGATCTTAAAAGTGCTCCATATGATACAATACAGTTGAAAAGGCGACCTTCGTGGCTTGAAAAGAACTGTTCTGAGTTTGGTCCACCATTATATCAATCATTACCAGGTTCCCTAGTTAAGGTTCCAATCAGCAGTATACTCCCTCAGGTTCAGCTAGAGGCCATTCTTTGGGGTTTGGGTACTGCCCTTGGAGAGCTTCCTCCTTATTTCATCTCAAGAGCAG GCAATGCAGCACGCTTGTCTGGAAGCAATTTGGAAATGGAGGAGATTAGTCCGGCTTCATCAACAGATGGTTTTGTATCTTCTTCTTTGAAGCAAATTAAGATCTGGCTACTCACTCACTCTCAGCATCTTAACTTCCTGACAATATTAGTACTTGCTTCA GTGCCGAACCCACTTTTTGATCTCGCTGGTATCATGTGTGGGCAATTTGGAATCTCATTTTGGAAATTCTTTGTGGCAACCTTGATTGGAAAGGCATTGATAAAGACTCACATTCAG ACAGTTTTTATTGTTTCTTTGTGCAATAATCAACTCTTGGAATGGCTGGagaatgagttgatatgggtgctTGGCCTCATCCCTGGTTTCTCGTCAGTGCTGCCCAGCTTAATTGACAAATTGCACATGGTTCAGAATAAGTATTTATCAACTCCAGTTCCAGAACCCACTCTCTCGGATGGAATG GCAAAGCAGTGGAACCTGTCCTTTACCACAATATGGAATACTTTCATATGGCTTATGCTCATGAACTTCTTCGTGAAAATAGTGACTGCCACGGCAAAAAGATATCTCGAGGAGCAGCAAGAATTGGAATTGACCAACAAGAAATTGGCATTAAAATCCACATGA
- the LOC103989035 gene encoding vacuole membrane protein KMS1 isoform X2 gives MADMDRSAEDLCPVIKELKEKHQRDLQKLTLTTQPFKILQLFFFAILQYLKQTLLYVLKKGGWLMGLTILLAAFGLFLVNGDGTNEKHVQEFICYTRFGLWWVALGVASSIGLGSGLHTFVLYLGPHIAFFTIKAMKCGRVDLKSAPYDTIQLKRRPSWLEKNCSEFGPPLYQSLPGSLVKVPISSILPQVQLEAILWGLGTALGELPPYFISRAARLSGSNLEMEEISPASSTDGFVSSSLKQIKIWLLTHSQHLNFLTILVLASVPNPLFDLAGIMCGQFGISFWKFFVATLIGKALIKTHIQTVFIVSLCNNQLLEWLENELIWVLGLIPGFSSVLPSLIDKLHMVQNKYLSTPVPEPTLSDGMAKQWNLSFTTIWNTFIWLMLMNFFVKIVTATAKRYLEEQQELELTNKKLALKST, from the exons ATGGCAGACATGGATCGATCGGCCGAGGATTTATGCCCAGTGATCAAAG AACTTAAGGAGAAACATCAAAGAGATCTACAGAAATTGACATTGACAACTCAACCTTTCAAGATATTGCAGCTCTTCTTTTTTGCCATATTGCAATACCTTAAGCAGACACTTCTATATGTTTTAAAGAAAGGTGGTTGGCTTATGGGTTTGACTATCTTGTTAGCAGCTTTTGGTCTCTTTCTTGTGAATGGTGATGGCACCAACGAGAAG CATGTTCAGGAGTTCATTTGCTATACAAGATTTGGTTTGTGGTGGGTGGCACTTGGTGTGGCATCATCAATTGGGCTGG GGTCTGGATTGCACACATTTGTGTTGTATCTGGGTCCCCATATTGCATTTTTTACAATCAAGGCCATGAAGTGTGGTCGAGTTGATCTTAAAAGTGCTCCATATGATACAATACAGTTGAAAAGGCGACCTTCGTGGCTTGAAAAGAACTGTTCTGAGTTTGGTCCACCATTATATCAATCATTACCAGGTTCCCTAGTTAAGGTTCCAATCAGCAGTATACTCCCTCAGGTTCAGCTAGAGGCCATTCTTTGGGGTTTGGGTACTGCCCTTGGAGAGCTTCCTCCTTATTTCATCTCAAGAGCAG CACGCTTGTCTGGAAGCAATTTGGAAATGGAGGAGATTAGTCCGGCTTCATCAACAGATGGTTTTGTATCTTCTTCTTTGAAGCAAATTAAGATCTGGCTACTCACTCACTCTCAGCATCTTAACTTCCTGACAATATTAGTACTTGCTTCA GTGCCGAACCCACTTTTTGATCTCGCTGGTATCATGTGTGGGCAATTTGGAATCTCATTTTGGAAATTCTTTGTGGCAACCTTGATTGGAAAGGCATTGATAAAGACTCACATTCAG ACAGTTTTTATTGTTTCTTTGTGCAATAATCAACTCTTGGAATGGCTGGagaatgagttgatatgggtgctTGGCCTCATCCCTGGTTTCTCGTCAGTGCTGCCCAGCTTAATTGACAAATTGCACATGGTTCAGAATAAGTATTTATCAACTCCAGTTCCAGAACCCACTCTCTCGGATGGAATG GCAAAGCAGTGGAACCTGTCCTTTACCACAATATGGAATACTTTCATATGGCTTATGCTCATGAACTTCTTCGTGAAAATAGTGACTGCCACGGCAAAAAGATATCTCGAGGAGCAGCAAGAATTGGAATTGACCAACAAGAAATTGGCATTAAAATCCACATGA